From a single Mobula birostris isolate sMobBir1 chromosome 13, sMobBir1.hap1, whole genome shotgun sequence genomic region:
- the LOC140207667 gene encoding uncharacterized protein isoform X2, whose protein sequence is MAHQRVQTGERPFTCSDCGKTFTRSSQLKIHQHVHTGERPFTCSDCGKGFSLSSQLLRHQSVHTGEWPFTCSDCGKGFTKSSHLLRHQSVHTGERPFTCADCGKGFTESSHLKVHQRVHTGERPFTCSNCGKGFTELSQLKVHQRVHTGERPFTCSTCGKGFTSSSHLKFQNNENGKGPEAKVWATCMLVPPVGVSSFLQLHGSCISTQTPHLR, encoded by the exons atggctcaccagcgagttcaaactggggagaggccattcacctgctcagactgtgggaagaccttcactcggtcatcccaactaAAGATACATCAGcatgttcacactggagagaggccgtttacctgctcagactgtgggaagggattctctttgtcatctcagttactgagacaccagtcagttcacaccggagagtggccattcacctgctcggactgtgggaagggattcactaaatcttctcacctactgagacaccagtcagttcacactggggagaggccattcacctgcgcagactgtgggaagggattcactgaatcatctcatctgaaggtgcatcagcgagttcacactggagagaggccattcacctgctcaaactgtgggaagggattcactgaattatctcaactgaaggtacatcagcgagttcacaccggagagaggccattcacctgctcaacctgtgggaaaggattcacttcgtcatctcatctgaag tttcaaaataatgaaaatggaaaagggcctgaagcaaaagtttgggctacctgcatg ctggttccacctgttggtgtgtcctctttcctccagcTCCAtggaagctgcatctccacacaaactcctcacttgagatga
- the LOC140207667 gene encoding uncharacterized protein isoform X1: MAHQRVQTGERPFTCSDCGKTFTRSSQLKIHQHVHTGERPFTCSDCGKGFSLSSQLLRHQSVHTGEWPFTCSDCGKGFTKSSHLLRHQSVHTGERPFTCADCGKGFTESSHLKVHQRVHTGERPFTCSNCGKGFTELSQLKVHQRVHTGERPFTCSTCGKGFTSSSHLKVHQRVHTGERPFTCSECGKGFTQLASLQAHQSVHTRERPFTCSDCGKGFTRSSRLLTHQSVHTGERPFTCSVCGKGSTRSSQLQRHQQVHSG; encoded by the coding sequence atggctcaccagcgagttcaaactggggagaggccattcacctgctcagactgtgggaagaccttcactcggtcatcccaactaAAGATACATCAGcatgttcacactggagagaggccgtttacctgctcagactgtgggaagggattctctttgtcatctcagttactgagacaccagtcagttcacaccggagagtggccattcacctgctcggactgtgggaagggattcactaaatcttctcacctactgagacaccagtcagttcacactggggagaggccattcacctgcgcagactgtgggaagggattcactgaatcatctcatctgaaggtgcatcagcgagttcacactggagagaggccattcacctgctcaaactgtgggaagggattcactgaattatctcaactgaaggtacatcagcgagttcacaccggagagaggccattcacctgctcaacctgtgggaaaggattcacttcgtcatctcatctgaaggtacatcagcgagttcacactggggagaggccattcacctgctcagagtgtgggaaagggttcacacagttagctagcctacaagcacaccagtcagttcacaccagggagaggccattcacatgctcagactgtgggaagggattcactcgatcatctcgcctactgacacaccagtcagttcacactggggagaggccgttcacctgctcagtgtgtgggaagggatccACTCGAtcatctcaactacagagacaccagcaagttcacagtgggtag